A window of the Henckelia pumila isolate YLH828 chromosome 3, ASM3356847v2, whole genome shotgun sequence genome harbors these coding sequences:
- the LOC140887902 gene encoding vacuolar protein sorting-associated protein 32 homolog 2-like, with amino-acid sequence MFSRILGKPKQETNNALATLDKLNETLEMLEKKESVLQKKASAEVEKARNYTKAKNKRAAIQCLKRKKLYEEQMGQLANFQLRIHDQMIMLEGAKATTDTVDALRSGAAAMKAMHKATNIDDVDKTMDEINEQTENMKLIQEALATPVGAAADFDEDELEAELEELESAELEEMLLQPATTAPAAPVHIPSGRVPSRPVPQRRTEEEDELAALQAEMAL; translated from the exons ATGTTCTCCCGGATTTTGGGCAAGCCGAAGCAAGAGACTAATAATGCTCTGGCCACTCTTGATAAATTGAATGAG ACTCTTGAGATGCTTGAGAAGAAGGAAAGTGTGCTTCAAAAGAAGGCTTCGGCAGAAGTTGAGAAGGCCAGAAACTATACAAAAGCTAAGAACAAGAGAG CGGCTATACAGTGTTTGAAGAGGAAGAAACTCTATGAAGAACAGATGGGGCAACTTGCAAATTTCCAGCTACGAATCCACGACCAG ATGATAATGTTAGAAGGTGCAAAAGCTACTACGGATACTGTAGATGCCTTGAGAAGTGGAGCAGCTGCAATGAAAGCAATGCATAAAGCAAC GAATATTGACGATGTGGACAAGACGATGGATGAGATAAACGAGCAGACGGAGAACATGAAGCTAATACAGGAAGCCCTGGCTACGCCTGTTGGTGCAGCAGCTGATTTTGATGAG GATGAACTGGAGGCAGAACTAGAAGAATTAGAAAGTGCTGAGTTGGAGGAAATGCTTCTTCAGCCCGCAACCACTGCCCCTGCTGCTCCAGTGCACATCCCGTCGGGCAGAGTACCTTCTCGCCCAGTCCCTCAGAGACGGACAGAGGAGGAAGACGAACTTGCTGCTTTGCAAGCAGAAATGGCACTCTAA